The proteins below come from a single uncultured Methanobrevibacter sp. genomic window:
- a CDS encoding MarR family transcriptional regulator, whose amino-acid sequence MDDKEKVIEAFRNSEDPLNAKKVSELSGVEKKEVDKIMKELKKDETIVSPKRCYWTLADK is encoded by the coding sequence GTGGATGATAAGGAAAAAGTAATTGAAGCATTCAGAAATTCAGAAGACCCTTTAAATGCAAAAAAAGTCAGTGAATTGTCTGGTGTTGAGAAAAAAGAAGTAGATAAAATAATGAAAGAATTAAAAAAAGATGAAACAATTGTTTCACCTAAAAGATGTTATTGGACTCTTGCAGACAAATAA
- a CDS encoding NAD(P)/FAD-dependent oxidoreductase, whose product MDYDVIYIGSGNAAWQGGRFLRKAGLKILIVEESLYGGTCANRGCNSKALLDAPYEIKALADNFEGVGKAGNFEVDWPSLMKWKRKRIANMAPFLDGKFDEYDLDVAHGKGIIIDEHTVQVGKKQFTTDKIVIATGLKPVIPDIEGKQYLHDSTDFLDIDELPEHAIIIGAGFVGMEFASILAEAGLSADVIIRGNMALKYFHQPYVQNVIEILKKKNIRFHFNQTVKEVISNVEIENPEDKVLNVTSAQNSDELLRDPEAKIDNRSYENGFKVNCESGLTLTGDYVIAAMGRTANVEDIGLENVGLTYTSRGIKVNGHLQTAVPNIYAAGDVADTGIAKLVTVAIHHSKYLAKELLGEADEITYPVVPAVAYTIPRIATVGVPAYIAEKSDEYDVHTIRYGNSYSLELKNDTTAEAKVIVDKGLQIVGAEIYAADAENVANMFTFIINKKITLDELDYMIYAFPSSSSVCLYKLHNIHYSF is encoded by the coding sequence ATGGATTATGATGTTATTTATATCGGAAGCGGAAATGCCGCATGGCAAGGTGGCAGATTTTTAAGAAAAGCCGGTCTTAAAATATTGATTGTTGAAGAAAGTCTATATGGAGGAACCTGTGCAAACAGAGGATGCAACTCCAAGGCCCTTTTAGATGCCCCATATGAAATCAAGGCATTGGCAGATAATTTTGAAGGCGTTGGAAAGGCAGGTAATTTTGAGGTGGACTGGCCTAGTCTTATGAAATGGAAAAGAAAAAGAATTGCAAATATGGCTCCGTTTTTAGACGGAAAGTTCGATGAATATGACCTGGATGTTGCTCACGGCAAAGGAATTATCATTGATGAGCATACAGTTCAGGTTGGCAAAAAGCAATTCACCACAGATAAAATCGTTATAGCCACAGGTCTAAAGCCGGTCATTCCTGATATTGAAGGAAAGCAATACCTTCATGACAGCACTGACTTTTTAGACATTGACGAACTTCCAGAACATGCAATAATCATTGGTGCCGGTTTTGTTGGAATGGAATTTGCTTCAATACTTGCAGAAGCAGGATTAAGTGCAGATGTAATAATTCGGGGAAACATGGCCTTAAAGTACTTCCACCAGCCTTACGTTCAAAATGTTATTGAAATCCTAAAAAAGAAAAACATTCGTTTCCATTTTAACCAGACAGTTAAAGAAGTCATAAGCAATGTTGAAATTGAAAACCCGGAAGACAAGGTTCTAAATGTGACTTCAGCACAAAACTCAGATGAACTTTTAAGAGATCCGGAAGCTAAAATTGACAACAGAAGTTATGAAAACGGATTTAAGGTAAACTGTGAAAGCGGACTCACTCTTACAGGAGACTATGTGATAGCTGCAATGGGCAGAACAGCAAATGTGGAGGATATAGGTCTTGAGAATGTAGGTTTGACATACACAAGCAGGGGTATCAAGGTCAACGGACACCTGCAGACTGCTGTTCCAAATATATATGCAGCAGGCGATGTTGCCGACACAGGCATTGCAAAGCTTGTAACAGTCGCTATTCATCACTCAAAATATCTCGCAAAGGAACTTCTTGGTGAAGCTGATGAGATAACATATCCTGTTGTTCCTGCAGTTGCATATACAATTCCTAGAATTGCAACAGTTGGAGTTCCTGCATATATAGCTGAAAAAAGTGATGAATATGATGTCCACACAATAAGATATGGTAATTCATATTCTCTTGAGCTTAAAAACGACACCACAGCTGAAGCAAAGGTTATCGTTGATAAGGGCCTCCAGATTGTAGGTGCTGAGATATATGCTGCAGATGCTGAAAACGTGGCAAACATGTTTACATTCATTATAAATAAAAAAATAACACTTGACGAGCTTGACTACATGATTTATGCATTCCCGTCAAGCAGTTCAGTTTGCCTGTACAAATTACATAATATACATTATTCATTTTAG
- a CDS encoding AarF/ABC1/UbiB kinase family protein — MEKEMKVRLRQITAAMRKYGFSKVLNKTVKEKIFPSRGEEYNLFLDPEVPVKLRLMFQELGTSFIKLGQLLSTRPDMVGEKIATEFEKLQDDNPTITYEEVKTIIERELNGNIDDLFAEFSKESLATASIAQVHEARLISGERVAVKVQKEGIADTLEYDIAIMKYIVAQIHNHNDEFRKYNLPGMIDEFDYDIHIEIDFTNELINMKQLDANFSEDETIHIPIAYPDYCTSKVLTMEFIDGTKLSDVAASDSEEFDKSLLAKRVIDSFMKQVLLDGFFHADPHAGNIMILDDNVVCYIDLGSIGILDDGFRKDLCDMLMLIADQDVNGLVNQFIYMGILNYSMDTTNLKRDLRDLFFRFFASDAGGLNEVLVKLLDLMQDYEVILPNEFVSMARGISMIEADATMLDPNVDVMASVEPIAKEVIGERTNIKNYLESKKGSLLYYKNMLKSLPPILTNTIHKLNNDELKFRFEIDRLDRIVSKFSLVVIIAALLMSSSIVMTIDRGPMLFDMPLIAVIGYLITLILAIIGIINYLYSR, encoded by the coding sequence ATGGAAAAAGAAATGAAAGTCCGTTTACGTCAAATAACTGCAGCAATGCGAAAATATGGTTTCAGTAAAGTTCTAAATAAGACTGTTAAGGAAAAAATTTTTCCTTCAAGGGGAGAGGAATATAATCTTTTTTTAGACCCTGAAGTTCCAGTAAAATTAAGATTGATGTTTCAGGAATTGGGAACTAGTTTCATTAAATTGGGTCAGCTTTTGAGCACTAGGCCGGACATGGTCGGTGAGAAAATTGCTACTGAATTTGAAAAGTTACAGGACGACAACCCCACTATCACTTATGAAGAAGTTAAAACAATAATTGAAAGGGAACTCAATGGAAATATTGATGATTTATTTGCTGAATTTTCAAAGGAAAGTCTTGCAACAGCATCTATTGCTCAGGTTCATGAAGCTAGATTAATTTCAGGTGAGAGAGTAGCTGTTAAAGTTCAAAAAGAAGGTATTGCAGATACCCTTGAATATGATATAGCTATCATGAAGTACATTGTGGCTCAAATTCATAATCATAATGATGAATTTAGAAAATACAATTTGCCTGGGATGATTGATGAATTTGACTATGATATACATATTGAAATTGATTTCACCAATGAGCTAATTAACATGAAACAGCTTGATGCTAACTTCTCTGAAGATGAGACCATACATATTCCAATTGCTTATCCGGATTACTGTACATCAAAAGTTCTTACAATGGAATTTATTGATGGAACTAAATTATCTGATGTGGCTGCAAGTGATAGTGAAGAATTTGACAAATCTCTTCTAGCTAAACGTGTCATTGATTCTTTTATGAAGCAGGTATTGCTTGATGGATTTTTCCATGCCGACCCTCATGCAGGTAACATAATGATTTTAGATGATAATGTTGTGTGTTATATTGATTTAGGCTCAATTGGAATTCTTGATGACGGTTTTAGAAAAGATCTTTGCGACATGTTGATGTTGATTGCAGATCAGGATGTAAATGGTTTGGTCAATCAGTTCATATATATGGGTATACTGAATTATAGCATGGATACAACCAATTTAAAGCGTGACCTTCGTGATTTATTCTTTAGATTCTTTGCAAGTGATGCAGGTGGGCTGAATGAGGTGCTGGTGAAATTACTGGACTTAATGCAGGATTATGAAGTTATTCTTCCAAATGAATTCGTTTCAATGGCTAGAGGAATATCCATGATTGAAGCTGATGCTACTATGCTTGATCCGAATGTGGATGTTATGGCTTCAGTTGAACCGATAGCCAAAGAGGTTATCGGAGAGCGAACAAATATTAAAAACTATTTGGAAAGTAAAAAAGGCAGTTTGCTTTACTATAAAAACATGCTCAAATCATTGCCTCCGATTCTCACAAATACTATTCATAAGTTGAATAATGATGAACTGAAGTTCAGGTTTGAAATTGACCGTTTGGACCGTATTGTAAGCAAATTTTCATTAGTTGTAATAATTGCTGCACTTTTAATGAGTTCATCAATAGTTATGACAATCGACAGAGGGCCAATGCTGTTTGACATGCCGTTAATTGCAGTTATTGGTTATCTGATAACATTAATTTTAGCAATTATAGGTATTATAAACTATCTATACAGTCGATGA
- a CDS encoding TIGR02710 family CRISPR-associated CARF protein → MKRKEIVLFMIVGTGVNSDTKEKGYRLLANKLYSTINKIHPNYVVFFASEQSRETIKYIEEIFERDNDEFKINEDYEIAAIEAIDDFNMCFETFERKIWKFDFGKNNSKYHIIMDYTSGTKTMSAAMACCGMFYSKDLISVSGDRSTGEVSAGTEILNYQNLYKIYDKFSLMRTRYNFNANRFMACIDILNYIVDLNIHKKSFLNLCKAYYSWDNMEFEEAYEYLRNVDSTQIEFVEITDDIKFNLKALGAIVNSRSENLKNCYILASIINNAVRKAEEYKYDDAIARLYRSFELIAQIELTKYDLESSNIDISILKQNNVSEEFIHDLENNLEDGKIRIGLVKDFLLLNELGNDLGKYYVENESKIKDLTRKRNYSILAHGLESQSKEDFDKFLEVVLDLSYKLDKDMKKFLKQTKFAKFDLRLEINIS, encoded by the coding sequence ATGAAACGAAAAGAAATTGTATTATTCATGATTGTTGGTACAGGAGTTAATTCAGATACAAAGGAAAAAGGTTACAGATTACTTGCAAATAAATTATATTCAACCATTAACAAAATACATCCAAACTATGTGGTATTTTTCGCATCTGAACAGTCCCGTGAAACAATAAAATACATTGAGGAAATATTTGAAAGAGACAATGATGAATTTAAAATTAATGAAGATTATGAGATTGCTGCCATTGAAGCCATAGATGATTTCAACATGTGCTTCGAGACTTTTGAGAGAAAAATATGGAAATTTGATTTTGGAAAAAATAACAGCAAATATCACATCATTATGGACTATACCTCCGGAACAAAAACAATGTCAGCCGCCATGGCATGCTGCGGTATGTTTTACTCAAAAGACCTGATTTCAGTAAGCGGTGACAGATCCACAGGTGAAGTTTCAGCGGGAACAGAAATTTTAAATTACCAGAACCTCTACAAAATATATGACAAGTTCTCCTTAATGAGAACAAGATATAACTTTAATGCTAATCGTTTCATGGCATGCATTGATATTTTGAACTATATTGTTGATTTGAATATACATAAAAAATCCTTTTTAAACCTGTGTAAGGCATATTATTCCTGGGACAATATGGAATTTGAGGAAGCATATGAATATTTAAGAAATGTTGACTCCACACAGATAGAGTTTGTTGAAATCACCGATGACATCAAGTTCAACTTGAAGGCATTGGGCGCTATTGTAAATTCAAGATCAGAAAATCTCAAGAACTGCTATATCCTTGCAAGTATTATCAACAATGCAGTTAGAAAAGCTGAAGAGTACAAATATGATGATGCAATTGCCCGATTATACAGATCTTTTGAGTTGATTGCACAAATTGAACTGACCAAATATGACCTTGAAAGCTCAAACATTGACATTTCCATACTTAAACAAAACAATGTCTCCGAAGAGTTCATTCACGACTTGGAAAATAACCTGGAAGACGGAAAAATAAGAATTGGGTTAGTTAAGGATTTTCTGCTTTTAAATGAATTGGGAAATGATTTAGGCAAGTATTATGTGGAAAATGAGTCTAAAATTAAGGACTTAACACGTAAAAGAAACTATTCCATTTTAGCCCATGGTCTTGAATCACAGTCAAAAGAGGACTTTGACAAATTCCTCGAAGTCGTTCTTGACTTATCATATAAACTTGACAAGGACATGAAGAAATTCTTAAAGCAAACCAAATTCGCCAAATTTGATTTAAGACTTGAAATCAATATTTCCTAA
- a CDS encoding Ig-like domain-containing protein → MKFNKILLIFSIVFISLLAVSSVSASDNASDVIEVAGDNDVVAIETDVNQDTSEILAENDVEEDVVSVADDAPLSDNSSSGVTEITIYSGGQQVSAFNFTNADGTYDVSEIIKMLNQSDLNMSNFGNFADLFNNFNFTGENKTFDFKIAGDVSDVQYNLGIVSKPDKFVFDYFVKSPMMDAAFNNMTSNDFSIFADGKFLANLTFNANALNMEELMKKFNMTSFDNLNIKDMMSQFNFADMASQFGNASFSDNSNKTFDFKIDGEVGNIKYDLIVKSNGTAFVFDYKIQSKQINVTIDVNGLKFTTVNTAVDGKIGKYLTVTLKDQFNHALANKAVTIVLNNEESNLNTDANGTVKVQVNIPDAGKYSATIVFIGDNSVVSQYKVAKITVEKQTAKLTTAKKTYKAKAKTKKFTATFKSAKGKAIKNKKITFKVKGKTYTAKTNSKGVATVNIKLTTKGTHKVTVKFAGDSTYKAISKSANLVLK, encoded by the coding sequence TTGAAATTTAATAAAATATTATTAATTTTTTCAATAGTTTTCATTTCATTACTTGCAGTTAGTTCTGTAAGCGCATCAGATAATGCGTCTGATGTTATTGAAGTGGCTGGCGATAATGATGTTGTAGCTATTGAAACTGATGTAAATCAGGATACGTCTGAAATTTTAGCTGAAAATGATGTGGAAGAAGATGTTGTAAGCGTTGCTGATGATGCTCCTTTATCTGACAATTCCAGTAGTGGTGTAACTGAAATTACCATTTACTCTGGAGGCCAACAGGTTTCTGCATTCAATTTCACTAACGCAGATGGAACATATGATGTTTCAGAAATTATAAAAATGCTTAATCAAAGTGACCTTAACATGTCCAACTTCGGAAACTTCGCAGATTTATTTAATAATTTCAATTTCACCGGTGAAAACAAAACATTTGATTTTAAAATTGCAGGTGACGTAAGTGATGTTCAATATAATTTGGGAATAGTTTCAAAACCAGATAAATTTGTTTTCGACTACTTTGTAAAATCCCCTATGATGGATGCTGCTTTCAACAATATGACCAGTAATGATTTCAGTATTTTTGCTGACGGGAAATTTTTAGCTAACTTAACTTTCAATGCAAATGCATTAAATATGGAAGAATTGATGAAAAAGTTCAATATGACCAGTTTTGATAATCTAAACATTAAAGACATGATGAGTCAGTTCAACTTCGCTGATATGGCTTCTCAGTTTGGAAATGCATCTTTCAGTGATAATTCCAACAAAACTTTTGATTTCAAAATTGATGGTGAAGTCGGAAACATTAAATATGATTTAATAGTTAAATCAAATGGAACCGCATTTGTTTTTGATTATAAAATTCAATCCAAACAAATAAACGTCACTATTGATGTTAATGGTTTAAAATTCACAACTGTAAACACTGCTGTTGACGGTAAAATAGGCAAATATTTAACTGTAACTTTAAAAGATCAATTTAACCATGCATTAGCTAATAAAGCAGTTACAATTGTTTTAAACAATGAAGAATCCAATTTAAACACTGATGCTAATGGTACTGTTAAAGTCCAGGTAAATATTCCAGATGCAGGTAAATATTCTGCTACAATTGTATTTATAGGTGATAATTCTGTTGTAAGTCAATATAAAGTAGCTAAAATCACTGTTGAAAAACAGACTGCTAAACTTACCACTGCTAAAAAAACATATAAAGCAAAAGCTAAAACCAAAAAATTCACAGCTACATTCAAATCTGCTAAAGGTAAAGCAATCAAAAACAAAAAAATAACTTTCAAAGTTAAAGGAAAAACCTACACTGCAAAAACCAATAGCAAAGGAGTAGCTACTGTAAATATAAAACTTACAACTAAAGGAACTCACAAAGTCACTGTCAAATTCGCAGGAGACAGCACCTACAAAGCTATTAGCAAATCAGCTAATTTAGTTTTAAAATAG